In the genome of Nocardioides seonyuensis, one region contains:
- a CDS encoding hemolysin family protein has translation MSSEVFGVLLAVVLLVLNAFFVGAEFALISARRSQVEPLAQEGSRAARTTLRAMEQVSLVMAGAQLGITVCSLGLGAVGEPAVAHLLEPVFHALSLPDDLLHPVSFVVAMAIVVYLHVVLGEMVPKNIALAGPDRAALVLGPPMMMIVTVLRPFIAALNFLANATLWLMRVEPKGEVSSSYTREEVAALVEESRGEGLIAANEYDRLAGALGFTEKTVSTVVMPVETLATVKPGATAVDVESLCAATGFSRFPVAAPDGGLLGYLHVKDALETELDRRDRVIDAKWVRPFATVGPDDLLHEALASLQVKGAHMGRVVGRNGELIGVITLEDVLEELVGEIRDASHHDVSAADAG, from the coding sequence ATGAGCAGTGAGGTCTTCGGTGTCCTGCTCGCCGTGGTGCTCCTGGTGCTGAACGCGTTCTTCGTCGGTGCCGAGTTCGCCCTGATCTCGGCCAGGCGCAGCCAGGTCGAGCCCCTGGCGCAGGAAGGATCGAGAGCGGCCCGCACGACTCTGCGCGCGATGGAACAGGTGTCGCTCGTGATGGCAGGCGCCCAGCTCGGCATCACCGTGTGCTCACTGGGTCTCGGTGCGGTCGGTGAACCCGCGGTCGCCCACCTCCTCGAGCCCGTCTTCCATGCGCTCAGCCTTCCCGACGACCTCTTGCACCCGGTCTCGTTCGTCGTCGCGATGGCGATCGTCGTCTACCTGCACGTGGTGCTCGGCGAGATGGTGCCCAAGAACATCGCCCTGGCCGGTCCCGACCGTGCGGCCCTCGTCCTGGGCCCACCGATGATGATGATCGTCACCGTGCTGCGACCGTTCATCGCGGCTCTGAACTTCCTGGCCAACGCGACCTTGTGGCTCATGCGGGTCGAGCCGAAGGGGGAGGTCAGCTCCAGCTACACCCGCGAAGAGGTCGCCGCCCTCGTGGAGGAGTCACGCGGAGAGGGCCTCATCGCGGCGAACGAGTACGACCGGCTCGCCGGAGCCCTGGGGTTCACGGAGAAGACGGTGTCCACGGTCGTCATGCCGGTCGAGACGCTCGCCACCGTGAAGCCGGGCGCCACAGCAGTCGACGTGGAGTCCCTGTGTGCCGCGACCGGCTTCAGCCGCTTCCCCGTGGCGGCCCCTGACGGTGGCCTTCTCGGCTACCTCCACGTCAAGGACGCCCTCGAGACAGAGCTGGACCGACGTGACCGGGTCATCGACGCGAAGTGGGTGCGTCCCTTCGCAACCGTGGGCCCGGACGACCTCCTCCACGAGGCCCTCGCCTCCCTCCAGGTGAAGGGTGCCCACATGGGGCGCGTCGTCGGCAGGAACGGCGAGCTGATCGGTGTCATCACGTTGGAGGACGTCCTCGAGGAGCTCGTCGGCGAGATCCGGGACGCGTCGCACCACGACGTGTCCGCAGCGGACGCTGGGTAG
- a CDS encoding MerR family transcriptional regulator — protein sequence MAASPSPGAASPGPASAAKSRMNIGQVLDALRPDFPGITIPKIRFLEGEGLIKPERTPAGYRKFSVEDLERLRYILRMQRDHYLPLKVIGEHLDAMDRGLEPPAIESVVPSVPKVALSSDGLPSPESFGRTSDLRLSRRELLKVAEISEELLTELERYGLVAARTGTGHFDSDALVVARTARDLGEYGIEPRHLRAFKTAADREVGLVQQVVAPIARGRDAAAAGRAEDATLQIAALSVRLHATLIKIGLSRG from the coding sequence GTGGCAGCGTCACCGTCGCCCGGAGCCGCATCCCCCGGGCCTGCCAGCGCGGCCAAGAGCCGGATGAACATCGGCCAGGTGCTCGACGCCCTGCGCCCTGACTTTCCCGGCATCACCATCCCCAAGATCCGCTTCCTCGAGGGAGAGGGCCTGATCAAGCCCGAGCGGACACCAGCCGGCTACCGCAAGTTCTCTGTCGAGGACCTCGAGCGCCTGCGCTACATCCTGCGCATGCAGCGCGATCACTACCTGCCGCTCAAGGTGATCGGCGAGCACCTCGACGCGATGGACCGTGGCCTCGAGCCGCCGGCCATCGAGTCGGTGGTTCCTTCCGTGCCCAAGGTCGCGCTGAGCTCCGACGGTCTTCCGTCCCCCGAGTCCTTCGGCCGCACCAGCGACCTGCGTCTCTCCAGGCGAGAGCTCCTCAAGGTCGCCGAGATCTCCGAGGAGCTGCTCACCGAGCTCGAGCGCTACGGCCTGGTCGCCGCCCGGACCGGCACGGGGCACTTCGACTCCGACGCCCTGGTGGTCGCGCGCACGGCACGCGACCTGGGGGAGTACGGCATCGAGCCCCGGCACCTGCGCGCGTTCAAGACCGCTGCCGACCGGGAGGTGGGTCTGGTGCAGCAGGTCGTGGCGCCCATTGCCCGCGGGCGCGACGCCGCTGCGGCCGGCCGTGCCGAGGACGCCACCCTCCAGATCGCGGCGCTCTCGGTGCGCCTGCACGCCACCTTGATCAAGATCGGGCTCTCGCGGGGTTGA
- a CDS encoding bifunctional nuclease family protein: MREVDVIGVRVEMPSNQPIVLLREVAGERYLPIWIGAVEATAIAFAQQGVTPPRPLTHDLMRNVLEATGQSLDEVRITEVKDNIFYAMLVFASGAQVEARPSDSIALALRTGSRIVCSEAVLDEAGLAVPAEQEDEVERFREFLDHVTPDDFEESGEDRA; this comes from the coding sequence GTGCGCGAAGTAGACGTCATCGGCGTTCGTGTCGAGATGCCCTCCAACCAGCCGATCGTGCTGTTGCGCGAGGTCGCTGGGGAGCGCTACCTGCCCATCTGGATCGGTGCGGTCGAGGCGACCGCCATCGCATTCGCCCAGCAGGGGGTGACCCCGCCCCGGCCGCTGACCCACGACCTGATGCGCAACGTGCTCGAGGCGACAGGGCAGAGCCTCGACGAGGTGCGCATCACCGAGGTCAAGGACAACATCTTCTACGCGATGCTGGTGTTCGCCAGTGGCGCCCAGGTGGAGGCACGCCCCTCGGACTCCATCGCGCTGGCCCTGCGCACCGGCTCCCGCATCGTGTGCTCCGAGGCCGTGCTCGACGAGGCGGGCCTTGCGGTGCCCGCCGAGCAGGAGGACGAGGTCGAGCGTTTCCGTGAATTCCTCGACCACGTCACCCCGGACGACTTCGAGGAGTCGGGCGAGGACCGCGCCTGA
- the gcvP gene encoding aminomethyl-transferring glycine dehydrogenase produces the protein MTAPIATSPFVARHIGPRAEDVVTMLERLGHDSLESLMSAAVPGGIRTAAALDLPEALDESAAARELATMAAQNRPAEAMIGLGYHGTITPAVIRRNVLEDPSWYTAYTPYQPEISQGRLEALINFQTVVADLTGLPTANASLLDEGTAAAEAMTLVRRANRKATGPFVVDSDALPQTIDVVRTRAEGMGIEVVVADLSEGLPDGDLCGVLVQYPGASGRVLDPRPVIESAHARDALAVVAADLLGLALLEAPGVMGADVVIGSSQRFGVPLFYGGPHAGYMSVAAGIERHLPGRLVGVSVDAEGRPAYRLALQTREQHIRRDKATSNICTAQVLLAVVASMYAVYHGPEGLREIAQRTHDRAADLAAALRSGGVRVVNDTFFDTLTVRVPGSAADVVARARSRGIHLRLVDEDHVGISTSETTSPATVSSVLMAFGVSTEVAGSSASGLPPELVRETSYLTHEVFNIHHSETQMLRYLRRLSARDYALDRGMIPLGSCTMKLNATTEMEPISLPGFADLHPFVPAEDAAGYARLVADLESWLAEVTGYDRVSVQPNAGSQGELAGLLAIRGYHAAQHQPDAPVRDVCLIPSSAHGTNAASAVMAGMKVVVVKATDDGSVDLEDLRAKCDQHSDTLAAIMVTYPSTHGAYEDSITDLCKIVHDHGGQVYVDGANLNALLGYARPGEFGGDVSHLNLHKTFCIPHGGGGPGVGPVAVRDHLAPFLPTHALHPEVERRDGIGPISAAPHGSAGILPITWAYIRMMGGEGLTRATSVAVLSANYIAHRLEEHYPVLYRGHGGLVAHECILDLRGITKASGVTVDDVAKRLVDYGFHAPTMSFPVAGTLMVEPTESEDLAEIDRFCDAMIAIRAEIARVEAGEWSPEDAPLRHAPHTARAMVGEWDRAYSRELGVFPQGVDPDKYWPPVARIDQAYGDRNLVCACPPPEAFAE, from the coding sequence GTGACTGCCCCCATCGCCACCTCGCCCTTCGTCGCCCGCCACATCGGACCCCGCGCCGAGGACGTCGTCACGATGCTCGAGAGGCTGGGGCACGACTCGCTGGAGTCCCTGATGTCGGCCGCGGTCCCTGGGGGCATCAGGACCGCGGCTGCGCTGGACCTCCCCGAGGCACTCGACGAGAGTGCGGCGGCACGGGAGCTGGCCACGATGGCTGCCCAGAACCGTCCCGCGGAGGCGATGATCGGGCTCGGCTACCACGGCACCATCACGCCGGCCGTAATCCGTCGCAACGTGCTCGAGGACCCTTCGTGGTACACCGCCTACACGCCGTACCAGCCCGAGATCTCGCAAGGCCGCCTCGAGGCGCTGATCAACTTCCAGACCGTCGTCGCCGACCTCACCGGTCTGCCCACGGCTAACGCCTCCCTCCTCGACGAGGGCACTGCAGCGGCCGAGGCCATGACGCTCGTGCGTCGCGCCAACCGCAAAGCCACCGGCCCGTTCGTGGTCGACTCCGACGCGCTGCCCCAGACCATCGACGTGGTGCGGACCCGCGCTGAGGGCATGGGCATCGAGGTCGTGGTGGCGGACCTGTCCGAGGGCCTTCCTGACGGCGACCTGTGCGGCGTCCTCGTGCAGTACCCCGGCGCGAGCGGGCGTGTGCTCGATCCGCGCCCGGTGATCGAGTCGGCGCACGCACGTGATGCGCTCGCCGTCGTGGCAGCCGACCTCCTGGGACTCGCCCTGCTCGAGGCGCCCGGCGTCATGGGTGCCGACGTCGTGATCGGATCCTCCCAGCGGTTCGGTGTCCCGCTGTTCTACGGCGGGCCGCACGCTGGCTACATGTCCGTCGCCGCCGGCATCGAGCGCCATCTGCCGGGGCGGCTGGTCGGGGTCTCCGTCGATGCTGAGGGGCGCCCGGCCTACCGGCTGGCACTGCAGACGCGCGAGCAACACATCCGCCGGGACAAGGCGACGTCCAACATCTGCACCGCCCAGGTGCTGCTCGCCGTCGTGGCGTCGATGTACGCCGTCTACCACGGTCCCGAGGGGCTGCGAGAGATCGCCCAGCGCACGCACGACCGCGCGGCGGACCTGGCGGCGGCGCTGAGGTCCGGGGGAGTACGGGTCGTCAACGACACGTTCTTCGACACCCTCACCGTCCGGGTGCCCGGCTCGGCCGCTGACGTGGTGGCGCGGGCCCGCTCGCGAGGGATCCACCTGCGCCTGGTCGACGAGGACCACGTGGGGATCTCGACGTCGGAGACGACCAGCCCGGCCACGGTCTCGTCCGTCCTGATGGCCTTCGGGGTCTCGACCGAGGTCGCCGGGTCAAGTGCGTCCGGCCTGCCGCCGGAGCTGGTGCGCGAGACGTCGTACCTCACCCACGAGGTCTTCAACATCCACCACAGCGAGACGCAGATGTTGCGCTACCTGCGACGTCTCTCGGCACGGGACTACGCCCTGGACCGCGGAATGATCCCGCTGGGTTCGTGCACGATGAAGCTCAACGCCACGACCGAGATGGAGCCGATCAGCCTGCCGGGCTTCGCCGACCTGCACCCGTTCGTGCCGGCCGAGGACGCGGCTGGCTACGCGCGCCTGGTCGCCGACCTGGAGTCGTGGTTGGCGGAGGTGACCGGCTACGACCGGGTCTCGGTGCAGCCCAACGCGGGCTCGCAGGGTGAGCTGGCCGGGTTGCTGGCGATCCGCGGCTACCACGCCGCCCAGCACCAGCCCGACGCTCCCGTGCGTGACGTGTGCCTGATTCCCTCCTCGGCCCACGGCACGAATGCTGCCTCCGCGGTCATGGCTGGGATGAAGGTCGTCGTCGTCAAGGCCACCGACGACGGCTCCGTCGACCTCGAGGACCTGCGCGCCAAGTGCGACCAGCACTCCGACACCCTGGCCGCGATCATGGTGACCTACCCCTCCACCCACGGGGCCTACGAGGACTCCATCACCGACCTGTGCAAGATCGTCCACGACCACGGCGGTCAGGTCTACGTCGACGGCGCCAACCTCAACGCCCTGCTTGGCTACGCCCGTCCAGGTGAGTTCGGCGGCGACGTCTCGCACCTCAACCTCCACAAGACGTTCTGCATCCCGCACGGTGGGGGTGGACCCGGCGTCGGGCCAGTCGCGGTTCGCGACCACCTGGCGCCCTTCCTCCCGACCCACGCCCTCCACCCTGAGGTCGAACGCCGCGACGGGATCGGTCCGATCAGTGCGGCGCCCCACGGCTCGGCCGGCATCCTGCCGATCACGTGGGCCTACATCCGGATGATGGGTGGAGAGGGCCTGACACGCGCGACCTCCGTGGCGGTGCTCTCCGCCAACTACATCGCCCACCGCTTGGAGGAGCACTACCCGGTGCTCTACCGCGGCCACGGTGGACTCGTGGCCCACGAGTGCATCCTCGACCTGCGTGGCATCACCAAGGCCAGCGGTGTCACGGTCGACGACGTGGCCAAGCGCCTGGTGGACTACGGCTTCCACGCGCCGACGATGTCGTTCCCGGTTGCCGGCACGCTGATGGTCGAGCCGACCGAGTCCGAGGACCTCGCCGAGATCGACCGTTTCTGCGACGCGATGATCGCGATCCGCGCCGAGATTGCGCGCGTGGAGGCGGGGGAGTGGTCTCCGGAGGACGCCCCGCTCCGCCATGCTCCGCACACCGCCCGCGCGATGGTGGGGGAGTGGGACCGCGCCTACAGCCGCGAGCTCGGCGTGTTCCCCCAGGGAGTCGACCCGGACAAGTACTGGCCGCCCGTTGCCCGCATCGACCAGGCGTACGGCGACCGCAACCTGGTGTGCGCGTGCCCGCCGCCGGAGGCATTCGCCGAGTGA
- a CDS encoding CDP-alcohol phosphatidyltransferase family protein yields MRSRVWTVPNIISMVRLAGVPAFLWLVLGPEQDGLALAVLMVAGLTDWLDGWLARRLDQRSSLGEILDPVADRLYILAVVVGLFLRDIIPVWVALALPLRDLLLWGLVPFLRTRGFSALPVHFLGKAATFNLLYAFPLLLLGEGTGTVPTLARVFGWAFAWWGIGLYWWAGVLYAWQVRTLLRETERPTPPVSDHA; encoded by the coding sequence ATGCGCTCTCGTGTGTGGACCGTGCCCAACATCATCAGCATGGTCCGCCTCGCTGGTGTGCCGGCCTTCCTCTGGCTCGTCCTGGGGCCGGAGCAGGACGGTCTCGCGCTCGCGGTGCTGATGGTCGCGGGCCTCACCGACTGGCTCGACGGCTGGCTCGCACGCCGCCTCGACCAGCGCTCCAGCCTGGGCGAGATCCTCGACCCCGTGGCGGACCGGCTCTACATCCTGGCCGTCGTGGTCGGGCTCTTCCTGCGCGACATCATCCCGGTCTGGGTTGCCCTCGCGCTCCCGCTGCGCGACCTCCTCCTCTGGGGGCTCGTCCCGTTCCTCCGGACCCGGGGCTTCAGCGCGCTTCCCGTGCACTTCCTCGGGAAGGCCGCGACCTTCAACCTCCTCTACGCCTTCCCGCTGCTCCTGCTGGGAGAGGGCACGGGCACGGTGCCGACGCTGGCGAGAGTCTTCGGCTGGGCCTTCGCCTGGTGGGGGATCGGCCTCTACTGGTGGGCAGGGGTGCTGTACGCCTGGCAGGTCCGCACGCTCCTCCGCGAGACGGAGCGGCCGACTCCCCCCGTGAGCGACCATGCCTGA
- a CDS encoding small basic family protein → MIAALGLLLGVIAGLVLAPNVPLAFEFYLPIAVVAALDAMLGGLRAFLDGIFDDKVFVVSFISNVVIAAAIVYVGDRLGVGGQLSTGVVVVLGIRIFSNVAAIRRHLFHA, encoded by the coding sequence ATGATCGCCGCACTGGGACTCCTGCTGGGAGTCATCGCGGGCCTCGTCCTGGCGCCCAACGTCCCGCTCGCCTTCGAGTTCTACCTGCCGATCGCGGTCGTCGCCGCCCTCGACGCGATGCTCGGCGGGCTGCGTGCGTTCCTCGACGGCATCTTCGACGACAAGGTCTTCGTCGTGTCGTTCATCAGCAACGTCGTCATCGCTGCGGCGATCGTCTACGTCGGCGATCGACTGGGCGTCGGCGGACAGCTCTCCACCGGCGTCGTGGTGGTGCTCGGGATCCGTATCTTCTCCAACGTCGCGGCCATCCGCCGCCATCTCTTCCATGCCTGA
- a CDS encoding DUF881 domain-containing protein, whose product MPDLREPLPDHVTTPLLTLLTARSMDEDYAHVAARRAAAGEAPPGPRRGRVTLGTLLVVALFGGLVTIATVQTNRDSEVEELGRAALVSRIQARRAELVDLQRDVNDLRVANQSAVTRAATLQEQISDMRATVARLEVPTGFGAVQGEGIRITVNSAVGADVDDEVRDEDLATLADALWEAGAEAIAINDQRLTATGGIRNTGRSIHVNGNPVNAPYVVTAIGDSATLEARLLQTSQGQVWFTLANGLGFRYSAQKVDDLRLPGATLGRLRDVIVSELAPNGMPQGEEGAP is encoded by the coding sequence ATGCCTGACCTCCGCGAGCCCCTGCCGGACCATGTGACCACGCCGCTCCTGACCCTGCTCACGGCCCGGTCGATGGACGAGGACTACGCGCACGTCGCCGCACGCCGGGCCGCAGCCGGTGAGGCGCCGCCAGGGCCACGACGCGGCCGCGTGACGCTGGGAACACTCCTGGTGGTGGCCTTGTTCGGAGGGTTGGTCACCATCGCGACGGTCCAGACCAACCGCGACTCCGAGGTGGAGGAGCTCGGGCGAGCCGCCCTGGTCAGCCGCATCCAGGCTCGTCGTGCCGAGCTCGTGGACCTCCAGCGCGACGTCAACGACCTCAGGGTCGCCAACCAGTCCGCGGTCACCAGGGCAGCGACGCTGCAGGAGCAGATCAGTGACATGCGTGCGACGGTGGCACGCCTCGAGGTTCCCACCGGGTTCGGCGCCGTCCAGGGCGAAGGAATCCGGATCACCGTCAACAGCGCGGTCGGCGCCGACGTCGACGACGAGGTCCGCGACGAGGACCTCGCGACGCTCGCTGACGCGCTGTGGGAAGCCGGTGCCGAGGCCATCGCGATCAACGACCAGCGCCTGACGGCCACCGGCGGCATCCGGAACACCGGCCGCTCGATCCACGTGAACGGCAACCCGGTGAACGCGCCGTACGTCGTGACGGCCATCGGCGACAGCGCGACACTCGAGGCACGGTTGCTCCAGACCAGCCAGGGCCAGGTGTGGTTCACCTTGGCCAACGGCCTCGGTTTTCGCTATTCGGCACAAAAGGTGGACGATCTCCGCCTGCCGGGCGCGACGCTGGGACGCTTGCGTGATGTGATCGTGTCGGAACTGGCGCCGAACGGAATGCCTCAGGGGGAGGAGGGAGCACCATGA
- a CDS encoding hemolysin family protein — protein sequence MTPFLLLLVSLALVLACGMFVAAEFAFVTVDRGVVDRAAASGDAKAVGVQRALRSLSTQLSGAQVGITVTNLAIGFLAEPAISDLIDDPLAAVGLPDNVVRPTAIALGLLFGTVLTMLFGEMVPKNLAIARPLETARATQGFMRGFTTLNTWLIRLLNGSANAIVRRLGLEPQEELRSARSLEELDSLVQRSADQGTLDPDTAELMERSVDFGQRTASEIMTPRVRTTTVEDGDRVATLIELTRQTGHSRFPVLDAEDVVVGTAHVKHAVAVPVHERATTRIKHIMVKPVVVPDSIRLDPLLELLRQGGFQMAVVLDEYGGHAGIVTLEDVVEEIVGDISDEHDRLGSRVRQRRDGSWSVSGLLRPDEVNDATGVELPEHEDYDTVAGLVMRELGKIPAPGDRVEVVVRDRSDPETTSERLVTLTVERMEGLRIDRLDLRRVDEEVADEQ from the coding sequence ATGACCCCGTTCCTCCTCCTTCTCGTCTCGCTGGCGCTCGTCCTTGCATGCGGCATGTTCGTCGCTGCCGAGTTCGCGTTCGTCACGGTCGACAGGGGGGTGGTCGACAGGGCAGCGGCCTCGGGGGACGCCAAGGCTGTCGGGGTGCAGCGCGCACTGCGATCGCTCTCCACGCAGCTCTCGGGCGCGCAGGTCGGGATCACCGTCACGAACCTGGCGATCGGCTTCCTCGCCGAACCGGCCATCTCAGACCTGATCGACGACCCGCTTGCCGCGGTCGGACTGCCGGACAACGTGGTCAGGCCCACTGCGATCGCCCTGGGCCTGCTGTTCGGCACCGTGCTGACCATGCTGTTCGGCGAGATGGTTCCCAAGAACCTCGCCATCGCACGACCGCTCGAGACGGCTCGGGCGACCCAAGGCTTCATGCGGGGCTTCACCACGCTGAACACCTGGCTGATCAGGCTGCTCAACGGATCCGCCAACGCCATCGTGCGTCGCCTCGGGCTCGAACCCCAGGAGGAGCTGCGCTCGGCGCGGAGCCTCGAGGAGCTCGACTCGCTCGTGCAGCGCTCGGCCGACCAGGGGACGCTCGACCCCGACACGGCCGAGCTGATGGAGCGCTCGGTCGACTTCGGGCAGCGCACCGCGTCGGAGATCATGACTCCTCGGGTGCGCACGACGACGGTGGAGGACGGCGACAGGGTGGCGACGCTGATCGAGCTCACCCGCCAGACGGGGCACTCGCGCTTCCCGGTCCTAGACGCCGAGGACGTCGTCGTCGGCACGGCCCATGTCAAGCACGCGGTCGCTGTCCCGGTCCACGAGCGTGCGACGACCCGCATCAAGCACATCATGGTCAAGCCCGTGGTGGTGCCCGACAGCATCAGGCTCGACCCGCTGCTGGAGCTCCTGCGCCAGGGCGGCTTCCAGATGGCCGTCGTCCTGGACGAGTACGGCGGCCACGCCGGCATCGTGACCCTGGAGGACGTGGTCGAGGAGATCGTCGGGGACATCTCCGACGAGCACGACCGACTCGGCTCGCGGGTCCGTCAGCGGCGTGACGGCAGCTGGTCCGTCTCCGGGCTGCTCCGACCCGACGAGGTGAACGACGCCACCGGCGTGGAGCTGCCCGAGCACGAGGACTATGACACGGTGGCTGGGCTCGTCATGCGGGAGCTGGGCAAGATTCCCGCGCCGGGCGACCGCGTCGAGGTCGTCGTACGAGACCGGAGCGACCCTGAGACGACCAGCGAGCGGCTCGTGACCTTGACGGTCGAGCGCATGGAAGGCCTCCGCATCGACCGTCTCGATCTGCGCCGCGTGGACGAGGAGGTCGCAGATGAGCAGTGA
- a CDS encoding MerR family transcriptional regulator, translating to MNENEQQRNERAAKAAEAADEQGLLFTDDVSPLPSDTGYRGPTACNAAGITYRQLDYWARTGLIEPSVRGAAGSGSQRLYSFRDILILKVVKRLLDAGISLQQIRTAVAHLRERGTDDLTRVTLMSDGASVYECTSNDEVIDLLQGGQGVFGIAIGGVWREIEGTLAELPSERTAADAAGPLPGDELAARRAARQTG from the coding sequence GTGAACGAGAACGAGCAGCAGCGCAACGAGCGTGCCGCCAAGGCAGCAGAGGCCGCGGACGAGCAGGGCCTGCTCTTCACCGACGATGTCTCGCCCCTCCCGAGTGACACCGGGTACCGAGGGCCGACGGCCTGCAACGCCGCCGGCATCACCTATCGGCAGCTCGACTACTGGGCGCGCACCGGCCTCATCGAGCCGAGCGTGCGCGGCGCCGCAGGCTCGGGCTCCCAGCGTCTCTACTCCTTCCGCGACATCCTGATCCTCAAGGTCGTCAAGCGACTTCTCGATGCCGGCATCTCGCTGCAGCAGATCCGGACCGCCGTGGCTCACCTCCGTGAGCGGGGCACGGACGACCTCACACGGGTCACCTTGATGAGCGACGGGGCCTCGGTCTACGAGTGCACGAGCAATGACGAGGTCATCGATCTCCTCCAGGGTGGGCAGGGCGTCTTCGGCATCGCCATCGGAGGCGTGTGGCGCGAGATCGAGGGCACCCTCGCCGAGCTGCCCAGCGAGCGCACGGCGGCCGATGCGGCCGGCCCGCTGCCGGGGGACGAGCTCGCTGCTCGTCGCGCTGCCCGCCAGACCGGCTGA
- a CDS encoding FHA domain-containing protein, which produces MPFCTACGRQNPDDARFCAQCGNRMATPDSADASSPTPPVESTATISFGAPDRVDTSDRQLSPVDAAAVDALPEGHALLVVQRGPSAGSRFLLDTEVVGAGRHPDSEIFLDDVTVSRRHAEFRRTGKTFTVSDVGSLNGTYVNRDRIDSLELTDGDEVQIGKYRLVFFASHQEP; this is translated from the coding sequence ATGCCGTTCTGCACCGCCTGCGGCAGGCAGAATCCCGACGATGCCCGCTTCTGCGCGCAGTGCGGCAACCGGATGGCCACGCCGGACTCGGCCGACGCGTCGTCGCCGACGCCCCCTGTCGAGTCCACCGCCACGATCTCGTTCGGTGCCCCGGACCGGGTCGACACCTCGGACCGGCAGCTCAGCCCGGTCGACGCCGCTGCGGTCGACGCCCTCCCGGAGGGTCACGCGCTCCTGGTCGTCCAACGGGGGCCCAGTGCAGGAAGCCGGTTCCTCCTCGACACCGAGGTGGTCGGCGCCGGTCGTCATCCCGACAGCGAGATCTTCCTCGACGACGTGACGGTGTCGCGCCGGCACGCGGAGTTCCGGCGCACGGGCAAGACGTTCACGGTCAGCGACGTCGGCAGTCTCAACGGCACCTACGTCAACCGTGACCGGATCGACTCCTTGGAGCTGACGGACGGCGACGAGGTGCAGATCGGCAAGTACCGGCTGGTGTTCTTCGCCTCCCACCAGGAGCCCTGA
- a CDS encoding DUF881 domain-containing protein — MPEPHDETPRQDPPGEPASGRERLRAALVRPSRGQAVVAVLLAVLGFAFVVQVNDYRADATYAGLREGQLIEILDGLTGTAQRARREVERLEARRDELQSENTRREAALEEAAQRARTLNIVAGLVPVSGPGLRVTIEETSGRVSVGALLDTIQELRTAGAEAMEFNDRFRLGADSSFENAVGGIELDGRLLEPPYVLEVIGDPHALRAGLSLTSGPIDTLEGEDGATVTVEEPDTVEITSVRELDRPEHAEPADSQ, encoded by the coding sequence ATGCCTGAGCCCCACGACGAGACCCCACGCCAGGACCCGCCCGGCGAGCCCGCCTCGGGTCGCGAGCGTCTGCGCGCGGCACTCGTGCGCCCCAGCCGCGGCCAGGCGGTCGTGGCCGTCCTGCTCGCGGTCCTGGGCTTCGCCTTCGTCGTCCAGGTCAACGACTACAGGGCGGACGCCACCTATGCCGGTCTCCGGGAGGGGCAGCTCATCGAGATCCTCGACGGTCTCACCGGCACGGCCCAGCGGGCGCGCCGTGAGGTCGAGCGACTCGAGGCCCGGCGCGACGAGCTCCAGTCCGAGAACACCCGTCGTGAGGCGGCGCTCGAGGAGGCCGCCCAGCGGGCCCGCACCCTCAACATCGTCGCCGGCCTGGTGCCGGTGTCCGGACCGGGCCTGCGTGTGACCATCGAGGAGACCAGTGGCCGGGTCAGCGTCGGCGCCCTCCTGGACACCATCCAGGAGCTGCGCACCGCCGGCGCCGAGGCGATGGAGTTCAACGACCGCTTCCGGCTGGGGGCGGACAGCTCGTTCGAGAATGCCGTGGGCGGGATCGAGCTCGACGGCAGGCTGCTGGAGCCGCCGTACGTCCTCGAGGTCATCGGCGACCCCCACGCCCTGCGAGCTGGTCTCTCGCTCACATCCGGCCCGATCGACACCCTGGAGGGTGAGGACGGTGCGACCGTCACCGTCGAGGAGCCCGACACGGTCGAGATCACGAGCGTGCGTGAGCTCGACCGACCGGAGCATGCGGAGCCCGCCGACTCGCAGTAG
- the gcvH gene encoding glycine cleavage system protein GcvH: MYPDDLTYTVEHEWVRNPGESEGSVRVGITHFAQDALGDIVYVSLPQVGDQVTAGDTCGELESTKSVSDLYAPVSGEVVAVNSALDSTPEMVNNDPYDAGWLFEILPSDSSQLDGLLDAAAYEAGLAG, translated from the coding sequence GTGTACCCGGACGACCTGACCTACACCGTCGAGCACGAGTGGGTGCGCAATCCGGGGGAGAGCGAGGGCTCGGTGCGTGTGGGCATCACCCACTTCGCCCAGGACGCCCTGGGCGACATCGTCTACGTGTCGCTGCCCCAGGTCGGTGACCAGGTGACGGCGGGGGACACCTGTGGCGAGCTGGAGTCGACCAAGTCCGTGAGCGACCTCTACGCACCCGTGTCGGGCGAGGTGGTGGCTGTGAACTCGGCGCTGGACTCCACGCCGGAGATGGTCAACAACGACCCCTACGACGCCGGATGGCTCTTCGAGATCCTCCCCAGCGACTCCAGCCAGCTCGACGGGTTGCTCGACGCAGCGGCCTACGAGGCGGGCCTCGCCGGCTGA